Proteins encoded in a region of the Triplophysa dalaica isolate WHDGS20190420 chromosome 10, ASM1584641v1, whole genome shotgun sequence genome:
- the LOC130429776 gene encoding L-asparaginase-like isoform X3 produces the protein MQTPDYLEIDLSRLVIHNEKFLNILEEVMKLNWLHERTQPGKLQLMAKTLSSLASRAVENNHFIDLQVLLEHVDVNSEDYMGYTPLHTACQLGNGEMVMFLLDNGAVNRSKHCPLHLAIKNRNFLVIELLRWKGFTVKLHPVRIGVELIQTVRKRDHALLHAWFLSGVDMDTSDYNGWTAMKEAVRLGENTMITKLVHYRSTPLSSVPVYRRRRVSL, from the exons ATGCAGACACCAGATTATTTGGAGATAGACCTCAGTAGATTGGTGATCCACAACGAGAAGTTCCTGAATATTCTGGAAGAAGTGATGAAACTCAACTGGCTTCATGAAAGAACCCAGCCG GGGAAGTTACAATTGATGGCAAAGACTCTTAGTTCCCTTGCCTCTCGTGCTGTGGAGAACAATCATTTCATCGATCTTCAAGTCCTCCTAGAACAT GTGGATGTCAATTCTGAAGACTATATGGGATATACACCTCTCCATACAGCCTGTCAGTTGGGAAATGGAGAAATGGTTATGTTCCTACTGGACAATGGTGCAGTGAACCGCTCTAAACATTGCCCATTACACTTGGCCATTAAGAACAG GAATTTTCTAGTTATCGAGCTCCTGAGGTGGAAAGGGTTCACTGTTAAACTACACCCAGTGAGAATTGGCGTGGAATTGATCCA AACAGTACGAAAGAGAGATCATGCGCTACTGCATGCCTGGTTTCTCTCAGGGGTGGACATGGACACCTCTGACTACAATGGGTGGACAGCAATGAAGGAGGCTGTTCGCTTGGGGGAAAACACCATGATAACCAAGCTAGTGCACTACAGAAGCACGCCACTg TCCTCTGTGCCCGTGTACAGGAGGAGAAGAGTCTCGCTTTAA